A genome region from Arachis duranensis cultivar V14167 chromosome 6, aradu.V14167.gnm2.J7QH, whole genome shotgun sequence includes the following:
- the LOC107493672 gene encoding uncharacterized protein LOC107493672, which translates to MAETRSSIQNLEIQIGQLRKKLLEEPSNTLPSNTEINPRKKCKVLTLEAEAEPKEKIAVEELKENKDQEEIRSALTDTTMKMKEPKDQPTLDVHKEPEDEQLTQFLVALKKLQVKISFAEVLEKKPPYMACLKSVISEKTALKGNKTMVLTKECSALVQKKLPHKMPDPGSFLISCTIGTITFEKALCDLGSSINLMPLSVTKKLGIQEVQPTRFSLEMADKSLKWAYGLVENVLVKVEDLYLPADFVILDTKEDQNDSIILGRPFLATGKALIDVEKGELILRLWEDHILFKIPNLRYLSDKRVDRPITGKGIEYARELGQAPPQELIPPPQQEQPEIPQGYHFPPHKYCDKLAVSIGQLASSIVQMRIEHKDHLVLLHQLVKE; encoded by the exons ATGGCAGAGACTAGGTCTTCCATTCAGAATTTGGAGATACAAATTGGTCAGTTGAGGAAGAAGCTACTTGAGGAACCCTCCaacactcttccaagcaatactgaGATAAATCCAAGGAAAAAGTGCAAGGTCCTCACTTTGGAAGCTGAGGCCGAACCTAAGGAGAAAATTGCTGTTGAGGAACTGAAGGAGAACAAGGATCAAGAGGAGATTAGGAGTGCACTCACAGACACCACCATGAAGATGAAGGAGCCTAAAGACCAGCCTACTCTAGACGTGCATAAGGAGCCTGAGGATGAGCAACTTACTCAGTTCTTGGTAGCCCTCAAGAAGTTGCAAGTTAAAATCTCTTTTGCAGAGGTGTTGGAGAAGAAACCACCTTATATGGCATGTTTAAAAAGTGTGATTTCTGAAAAGACGGCCCTGAAGGGAAATAAAACTATGGTGTTGACTAAGGAGTGCAGTGCCCTTGTACAAAAGAAGCTACCTCATAAGATGccagatcccggaagctttctAATTTCCTGTACTATAGGGACCATTACATTtgagaaggccttgtgtgaccttgGATCAAGCATAAACCTAATGCCTCTCTCTGTGACGAAGAAGCTGGGAATCCAAGAAGTGCAGCCTACCAGgttctcactagagatggcagataagtCCCTGAAATGGGCATATGGACTGGTGGAGAATGTCCttgtaaaagttgaagaccttTACCTCCCTGCAGACTTTGTGATACTTGACACTAAAGAGGACCAGAATGACTCCATCATCTTGGGAAGGCCCTTCTTAGCTACTGGGAAGGCCTTGATAGACGTTGAGAAAGGAGAGTTAATTTTGAGGCTATGGGAGGATCATATCCTGTTTAAGATTCCCAACCTTCGCTATCTCTCGGATAAAAGAG TTGACAGACCGATTACTGGGAAGGGCATAGAGTATGCTCGGGAGCTTGGACAAGCACCACCTCAGGAGCTGATTCCCCCTCCTCAACAGGAGCagcctgagatacctcagggatACCATTTTCCTCCGCACAAGTACTGTGACAAGCTGGCAGTATCTATTGGGCAGCTGGCATCTTCTATTGTTCAAATGAGGATAGAGCATAAGGACCACTTAGTCCTTCTTCATCAGCTAGTGAAGGAATAG